Proteins encoded by one window of Nicotiana tabacum cultivar K326 chromosome 10, ASM71507v2, whole genome shotgun sequence:
- the LOC107766641 gene encoding uncharacterized protein LOC107766641 → MKSPLNISKSFSGKQGGKSNKVIVQNIISLYAMGNDNETCDTRLTLGLVTSDLLPKQNQLEEHKKIICLDLSIPLHSSDMEEKKTEGSTSKNCKNDLRQAPNSTSPRNFNNFDNESKKNGMRKKLRLTKEQSTLLEESFKRHTTLAMGQKQELAAKLKLKPRQVEVWFQNRRARTKLKQTEVDCEFLKKCCQNLNDENSRLKKELQELRSIKIDQWASPFHLRLPKIRTIALCPSCQKTENIKSEQKHCDLDCGNQKVASDAMSKEANSDTILVKEKNK, encoded by the exons GAAAAGCCCTTTGAATATATCAAAATCTTTTTCTGGGAAACAGGGGGGCAAGTCAAACAAAGTCATAGTTCAAA ATATCATTTCTCTCTATGCCATGGGAAATGATAATGAAACTTGTGACACCAGACTCACACTTGGACTTGTCACAAGTGATTTATTACCTAAACAAAACCAATTAGAAGAACATAAGAAGATTATATGTCTTGATCTATCTATTCCTCTTCATTCTAGTGATATGGAGGAGAAAAAGACCGAGGGGTCAACCTCAAAAAACTGTAAAAATGACCTAAGGCAAGCCCCCAACAGTACAAGTCCAAGAAATTTCAACAATTTTGATAATGAGAGCAAGAAGAATGGTATGAGAAAGAAGCTGAGGCTTACCAAAGAACAATCCACTTTGCTTGAAGAAAGTTTCAAACGGCACACTACACTTGCTATG GGTCAAAAACAAGAGCTTGCAGCCAAATTAAAACTCAAGCCACGGCAAGTAGAAGTTTGGTTTCAGAATAGAAGAGCAAG GACCAAACTGAAGCAAACAGAAGTGGACTGTGAGTTTTTGAAGAAGTGCTGCCAAAATTTGAATGATGAAAATAGTAGACTAAAGAAAGAGTTGCAAGAGCTAAGATCAATCAAAATTGATCAGTGGGCATCACCTTTTCATCTTCGACTTCCCAAGATTAGGACAATTGCCCTGTGTCCATCTTGCCAGAAAACAGAGAATATCAAATCTGAGCAAAAGCATTGTGATTTGGATTGTGGAAACCAAAAAGTGGCTAGTGATGCAATGTCCAAAGAAGCAAATTCAGACACTATTCTTGTCAAGGAAAAGAACAAATAG
- the LOC107766643 gene encoding putative F-box protein At1g49610 yields MSARQRSCNFNEDRISGLPDAILIHILSLLPTIESVNTILIRRFNHLWPFIHKLTFDQCMFPGHNCVYYSQANRPDYDERFLNFVRHVLLLNKSPTLYKFSLDFHFSLSHSIRQRVSNRTDRWQYDCLRSEKRMANEIGTWIQFALNKNLKVLDLSFSAHGTFEPQAYYDLPNFVLSSPHLVELRLAYCKINTKKKSDLKALTTFSLDNVMLMDQSMDYILSGCPVLEELTLWFCYGHRRLVLVNSNLKTLVLGIRWFGTRIHVSAPTLLSLEMSGTVEVLDITNVASIVEVSVNRMEKYDFKEYKDYQEMRILLQTITGAKSLKLCSWFALVFSSWQLTNLPAPTFSCKALNLQLDFVKWHLPGILNLLKHCPCLENLIIEITAYYDYPSRV; encoded by the exons ATGTCTGCAAGGCAAAGAAGCTGTAACTTCAACGAAGACCGTATAAGTGGACTACCAGATGCCATCCTCATCCATATTCTCTCCTTATTGCCAACAATCGAGTCTGTAAACACAATCTTGATTCGAAGATTTAATCACCTCTGGCCATTCATCCACAAACTCACTTTTGATCAATGCATGTTTCCGGGGCACAACTGCGTCTATTATAGTCAAGCTAATCGTCCTGACTATGACGAAAGGTTCTTGAATTTTGTTCGTCATGTGCTTCTTCTTAATAAGAGCCCTACTCTTTATAAGTTCTCCCTtgattttcattttagcttatcCCATTCAATTCGACAAAGAGTATCCAACAGAACAGACAGATGGCAGTACGACTGTCTGAGGAGTGAGAAAAGGATGGCTAATGAAATTGGTACCTGGATCCAGTTTGCATtaaataaaaatttgaaggtcCTTGACTTGTCTTTCTCTGCACATGGTACATTTGAGCCCCAGGCTTATTATGATCTGCCTAATTTTGTTCTAAGCAGTCCTCATTTGGTTGAACTCCGATTGGCATACTGTAAGATAAATACGAAAAAGAAGAGCGACCTGAAGGCCCTAACAACATTTTCTCTTGATAACGTTATGCTAATGGATCAATCAATGGATTATATTCTATCTGGTTGCCCGGTGCTGGAGGAATTAACTCTGTGGTTTTGCTATGGCCATAGAAGACTGGTTCTGgtcaattcaaatttaaagacattGGTACTTGGCATTAGATGGTTTGGAACAAGGATACATGTCTCTGCTCCAACTCTTCTATCATTAGAAATGTCTGGAACTGTGGAGGTGCTGGATATTACAAATGTAGCATCTATTGTTGAAGTGTCTGTCAATCGTATGGAGAAGTATGACTTCAAAGAGTACAAGGATTATCAAGAGATGAGAATACTCCTCCAAACAATTACAGGGGCCAAAAGTCTCAAGCTATGTTCCTGGTTTGCTCTG GTATTTTCTTCATGGCAGTTGACAAATCTACCAGCTCCGACCTTCAGTTGCAAGGCGCTTAACCTTCAATTGGATTTTGTGAAATGGCACTTACCAGGAATACTGAACTTGCTGAAGCACTGTCCTTGCTTGGAGAATCTTATCATCGAAATAACTGCTTACTATGATTATCCATCGCGAGTATGA